The Nostoc sp. PCC 7524 nucleotide sequence TTTTCTAGGGTGATAATCATAACTATTGACTATTAACTTTCTAATTAACAAAATTTAGGGGTTTAAGTCCCCGACTTCTATCAAGCCCAAGTGTTGTGGTGGGGTCTAAATCCCCTTCATAACACGGAAAAAGCGAATTGCGAATTGCGAATTGCGAATTGCGAATTGCGAATTGCGAATTGGTTTAATCATTCACTCTCACGTCCAATATTACCTGCTCTTACCCAACCTTCTTGTTGGCTAGTTTCGGTGCGAATTTTCACCCAGCTTTTATCTTGGTTTTCTTGCAAAACGATAATTTTTTCGTTAAAACCAACACCGCCCACACGTTGAGCATCTTGAGTGGGTTCAGCCCGTAAGCTTAAGCCTTGATTCCAGGTGACACGTCCTCGGTAGGCTCCTGGCGGTAATGCTTCTGATGTAGCTGTGGGAGAAGGGGAGGGTGAGGGAGATGTGGTTGGACTAGGTGAAGTTGTAGATTGAGGCGTGGGTGTAGGTGGATTTTGTCCGTCAGTTTTTTGGGGAGTTGGGGCTTTTACGGCAGGACTATCATTAGCATAAATCGG carries:
- a CDS encoding SH3 domain-containing protein; this encodes MTINGDEDINMLSGLLKFILGFLLAIAVLVGSGVAVALYFINRTAIPPARPIYANDSPAVKAPTPQKTDGQNPPTPTPQSTTSPSPTTSPSPSPSPTATSEALPPGAYRGRVTWNQGLSLRAEPTQDAQRVGGVGFNEKIIVLQENQDKSWVKIRTETSQQEGWVRAGNIGRESE